A genomic segment from Ramlibacter agri encodes:
- the ampD gene encoding 1,6-anhydro-N-acetylmuramyl-L-alanine amidase AmpD yields the protein MTRPTPDALWAGGWYRFAHRCDSPNFGPRPAGAQIDLVVVHSISLPPGAYGGDEVQRLFTNTLDWDAHPYFQTIRGIQVSAHFFIRRDGALWQFVSCDERAWHAGPSQWRGRANCNDDSVGIELEGLEGESFEPAQYEALSALCAALAQHYPIRHLAGHEHIAPGRKADPGARFDWALLQRETGFPPEWFPAPYA from the coding sequence ATGACCCGACCAACCCCTGATGCACTCTGGGCGGGCGGCTGGTACCGCTTCGCCCACCGCTGCGATTCGCCGAACTTCGGCCCGCGCCCGGCCGGCGCGCAGATCGACCTGGTGGTGGTGCACTCCATCAGCCTGCCGCCCGGCGCCTACGGCGGCGACGAGGTGCAAAGGCTGTTCACCAACACGCTGGACTGGGACGCACACCCGTACTTCCAGACGATCCGCGGCATCCAGGTCTCGGCGCATTTCTTCATCCGCCGCGACGGCGCGCTGTGGCAGTTCGTGAGCTGCGACGAGCGCGCCTGGCATGCGGGCCCTTCGCAGTGGCGCGGGCGCGCGAACTGCAACGACGACTCCGTCGGCATCGAGCTGGAAGGGCTGGAAGGCGAGAGCTTCGAGCCCGCGCAGTACGAGGCGCTGTCCGCGTTGTGCGCAGCCCTCGCGCAACACTACCCGATCCGCCATTTGGCGGGCCACGAGCACATCGCGCCCGGGCGCAAGGCCGATCCGGGCGCGCGCTTCGACTGGGCGCTGCTGCAGCGGGAAACGGGTTTTCCACCGGAATGGTTTCCGGCGCCCTACGCCTAG
- a CDS encoding sigma-54-dependent transcriptional regulator, whose product MPQPAAPSPQVLVVDDEPDLRTLYELTLLREGYRVDAAGTLAEANQLLEQRRFDAVITDMRLPDGLGLELLQKMGAQQRPERCIVMTAYGSAENAVEALKAGAFDYLTKPVDLKQFRSVVASAIQEVGERTRPGTTRSAPAPAERTGSAAALLRLVGDSAPMRMVKERIGKVARSMAPVLVRGESGTGKELAARAIHACSHRVDGPFIAVNCGAIPETLLEAEFFGAKKGSYTGASADREGYFQAARGGTLFLDEIGDLPLQMQSKLLRAIQERSVRALGSTQEESVDVRIVSATHKDLAADVQAGRFRQDLFYRLNVIEILVPPLRERREDLPVLCGALLARIAHETGMPAPQLSPQVLLQLQQLPLPGNVRELENLLHRALALSDGSQLQVDFAPTTAPGEPAAAAAATAVATATAPAVAAPAPVVPSDLQAYLDQQERDILVKALKETNFNRTAAAQKLGLSLRQIRYRIARLAIATPGSEEPDDPTNP is encoded by the coding sequence ATGCCCCAGCCAGCCGCTCCCTCGCCCCAGGTCCTCGTCGTCGACGACGAGCCGGACCTGCGCACGCTCTACGAGCTGACGCTGTTGCGCGAAGGCTATCGCGTCGACGCCGCTGGCACGCTGGCCGAAGCGAACCAGCTGCTGGAGCAGCGCCGCTTCGACGCCGTCATCACCGACATGCGCCTGCCCGACGGCCTGGGCCTGGAACTGCTGCAGAAGATGGGCGCGCAACAGCGCCCCGAGCGCTGCATCGTCATGACGGCCTACGGCTCCGCCGAGAACGCGGTGGAAGCGCTGAAGGCCGGCGCCTTCGACTACCTCACCAAGCCGGTGGACCTGAAGCAGTTCCGCTCCGTCGTGGCCTCGGCCATCCAGGAAGTGGGCGAACGCACCCGGCCCGGCACCACGCGCTCGGCCCCGGCACCGGCGGAACGCACCGGCTCCGCCGCGGCGCTGCTGCGGCTGGTGGGCGACTCCGCACCGATGCGGATGGTGAAGGAACGCATCGGCAAGGTCGCGCGCAGCATGGCGCCGGTGCTGGTGCGCGGCGAATCCGGCACCGGCAAGGAACTGGCGGCGCGCGCCATCCATGCCTGCAGCCACCGCGTCGACGGGCCCTTCATCGCCGTGAACTGCGGCGCCATCCCGGAGACCTTGCTGGAGGCGGAATTCTTCGGCGCGAAGAAGGGCTCCTACACCGGCGCTTCGGCCGACCGCGAAGGCTATTTCCAGGCCGCGCGCGGCGGCACGCTGTTCCTCGACGAGATCGGCGACCTGCCGCTGCAGATGCAGTCCAAGCTGCTGCGCGCGATCCAGGAGCGCAGCGTGCGCGCGCTCGGCTCCACGCAGGAAGAGTCCGTGGACGTGCGCATCGTCAGCGCGACCCACAAGGACCTGGCCGCCGACGTGCAGGCCGGGCGCTTCCGCCAGGACCTGTTCTACCGCCTGAACGTCATCGAGATCCTGGTGCCGCCGCTGCGCGAGCGGCGCGAGGACCTGCCGGTGCTGTGCGGCGCGCTGCTGGCGCGAATCGCGCACGAGACCGGCATGCCCGCCCCGCAGCTGTCGCCCCAGGTGCTGCTGCAGTTGCAGCAGCTGCCCTTGCCCGGCAACGTCCGCGAGCTGGAAAACCTGCTGCACCGCGCGCTCGCCCTGTCCGACGGCAGCCAGCTGCAGGTGGATTTCGCGCCGACCACGGCGCCGGGCGAGCCGGCCGCCGCGGCAGCAGCAACTGCGGTCGCGACCGCCACGGCCCCCGCCGTCGCGGCCCCGGCGCCGGTGGTGCCCAGCGACCTGCAGGCCTACCTGGACCAGCAGGAGCGCGACATCCTGGTGAAGGCGCTGAAGGAAACGAACTTCAACCGCACGGCGGCGGCGCAGAAGCTCGGGCTGTCGCTGCGCCAGATCCGCTACCGCATCGCCCGCCTGGCCATCGCCACGCCCGGCAGCGAAGAGCCGGATGACCCGACCAACCCCTGA